A genomic region of Anaerobaca lacustris contains the following coding sequences:
- a CDS encoding glycosyltransferase family 4 protein, with protein sequence MLNITAGGMSGGYKTHLARLVPLLAEYPEVESLLVGMPQTVDIAEWRESAPSVQWVPLRCTLAARGREVGREARMMIERFRPDVLFIPTARHFAWNGTPVVSMVRNMMPAVLGHSVYPTEWIRNWGRLRQMQSAVRRSDRVIAISQFVRDYLTDDLGLDQSRVGVVYHGIDPVDERDMRQPVAVSDELRGGFVFTAGLIYPYRGLEYLIEAWGHLRTGSDRPPLVIAGKIGQGMKRYYRKLVGMVERRGLASHIRFVGVLNRGEMAWCYRNCSAFVMTSRVEACPNIALEAMAHGCVCISTDNPPMPEVFGEAARYYRAGAADQLAQHIRDIVALPRDQREQIGRHALTQAGRFTWQACCEKTVEELQKAITHHDRDWKGNG encoded by the coding sequence ATGTTGAATATCACGGCGGGGGGGATGAGCGGGGGGTACAAGACCCATCTGGCCCGGCTGGTGCCTCTTCTGGCGGAGTATCCGGAAGTAGAATCCCTTCTGGTGGGAATGCCGCAGACCGTCGATATCGCCGAGTGGCGAGAGAGTGCCCCGTCGGTGCAGTGGGTGCCGTTGCGTTGCACTCTGGCGGCCAGGGGCCGAGAGGTGGGGCGAGAGGCCAGGATGATGATCGAGCGATTTAGGCCCGATGTGCTTTTCATTCCCACGGCCCGGCATTTCGCATGGAACGGAACTCCCGTGGTCAGCATGGTCCGCAACATGATGCCGGCCGTGCTGGGCCACAGTGTCTATCCAACCGAGTGGATCAGGAACTGGGGCCGCCTGCGGCAGATGCAAAGCGCGGTGCGCCGGTCCGACCGGGTGATTGCCATTTCGCAATTCGTACGGGATTATCTCACCGATGATCTCGGCCTGGACCAGAGCAGGGTCGGGGTGGTCTATCACGGCATCGATCCAGTCGATGAGCGCGACATGCGGCAGCCGGTCGCGGTTTCGGACGAGTTGAGAGGTGGGTTCGTGTTTACCGCCGGACTGATTTATCCCTACCGAGGTCTGGAATACCTGATCGAGGCGTGGGGGCATCTGCGCACGGGTTCGGACCGGCCGCCGCTGGTCATTGCGGGCAAGATCGGGCAGGGGATGAAGCGCTACTACCGCAAGCTGGTTGGCATGGTTGAGAGGAGGGGTCTGGCTTCCCACATCCGTTTTGTGGGCGTGCTGAATCGCGGCGAGATGGCGTGGTGCTATCGGAACTGTTCGGCGTTCGTGATGACCAGCCGCGTCGAGGCCTGCCCCAACATCGCCCTGGAGGCCATGGCCCACGGCTGTGTGTGCATCTCGACGGACAATCCGCCCATGCCCGAAGTGTTCGGCGAGGCGGCCCGCTACTATCGCGCTGGCGCGGCGGATCAACTGGCGCAACACATCCGCGACATTGTGGCCCTGCCCCGCGACCAACGCGAGCAAATCGGCCGCCACGCCCTGACCCAGGCAGGCCGGTTCACCTGGCAGGCATGCTGTGAAAAGACGGTTGAAGAGTTGCAGAAAGCCATAACGCACCACGATCGCGATTGGAAGGGGAACGGGTGA
- a CDS encoding glycosyltransferase family 2 protein, with amino-acid sequence MQVSIVTVCYNSADTLGDTVQSVFGQGGANAEHVIVDGGSTDGTAELVGGYNGQIAKFISEPDEGIYDAMNKGLRMAAGEIVGCLNADDVYADNSVLSDVAEAIESQELDAVYGDLLYVRRDDGDKVVRYWKAGPYLPGAFRVGWVPPHPTFFCRRELFEQFGYYGAHYRIAGDFELMLRLMEKNRIRTGYIQRPLVRMRVGGRANTLRGMLRGNREILHAFAANGLRPSAGFFLRKPLAKLGQLARRPREREVLGSGGRLG; translated from the coding sequence ATGCAAGTTTCGATTGTCACGGTCTGTTATAACAGTGCCGACACGCTGGGCGATACGGTGCAGAGCGTTTTCGGCCAGGGGGGTGCGAACGCCGAGCATGTCATCGTCGATGGGGGCTCGACGGATGGGACGGCCGAGCTGGTCGGCGGGTACAACGGGCAGATTGCGAAGTTCATCTCGGAGCCGGATGAGGGGATCTACGATGCGATGAACAAGGGGCTGCGGATGGCGGCCGGCGAGATCGTTGGGTGCCTCAATGCCGACGATGTATACGCCGATAACAGCGTCCTCTCGGATGTGGCCGAGGCGATTGAATCGCAGGAACTCGATGCGGTCTACGGCGATCTGCTCTACGTTCGCCGGGACGATGGCGATAAGGTGGTCCGCTACTGGAAAGCGGGGCCGTACCTGCCCGGGGCCTTCCGCGTCGGCTGGGTGCCGCCGCATCCGACGTTTTTCTGTCGTCGGGAGTTGTTCGAGCAGTTCGGCTATTACGGGGCGCACTATCGGATCGCCGGGGATTTCGAGCTGATGCTGCGTCTGATGGAGAAGAATCGGATTCGCACGGGGTATATCCAGCGGCCGCTGGTGCGGATGCGGGTCGGCGGGCGGGCCAACACGCTTCGCGGCATGCTGCGCGGCAATCGGGAGATTCTGCATGCCTTTGCGGCCAACGGGTTGCGGCCGTCGGCCGGGTTCTTTTTGCGGAAGCCGCTGGCGAAGCTGGGGCAACTGGCCCGGCGGCCTCGCGAGCGGGAAGTTCTCGGCTCGGGCGGCCGATTGGGCTAA
- a CDS encoding sugar transferase, with the protein MEQRARLGEASRAVTADCEPVAQTGVIRFRPSAAAPRLRGVDGHVEPSTFAIAQPSKAVELLIRLLDIIGSLFILAWTLPFMVVAAVAIKLSSRGPVLYRQQRVGEGGRLFNLYKFRTMIDNAEKHVGPVLASKDDSRVTAVGRILRRTRLDELPQLYNILRGDMSLVGPRPERPYFVQRHKALQGVRLVVKPGLTGLAQVRSFYDLKPAHKVKYDYIYIQNRSFLLNLYILLQTVPVLFAKKGW; encoded by the coding sequence ATGGAGCAACGAGCGCGTCTTGGTGAGGCAAGTCGAGCGGTGACGGCGGATTGCGAGCCGGTGGCCCAGACGGGCGTGATTCGGTTTCGCCCGTCCGCTGCGGCGCCGCGTCTTCGCGGGGTCGATGGGCATGTCGAACCTTCGACCTTCGCGATCGCGCAGCCGTCGAAGGCGGTGGAACTGCTGATCCGGCTGCTGGACATTATCGGCTCGCTGTTCATCCTCGCCTGGACCCTGCCGTTCATGGTCGTTGCGGCCGTGGCGATCAAGCTCAGTTCGCGCGGCCCGGTCCTGTACCGTCAGCAGCGGGTCGGCGAGGGCGGGCGTCTGTTCAATCTGTACAAGTTCCGCACGATGATCGACAATGCGGAAAAGCACGTCGGCCCGGTCCTGGCGTCGAAGGACGACAGCCGGGTTACCGCCGTCGGCCGCATCCTCCGGCGGACGCGGCTGGATGAGCTGCCCCAACTGTACAACATCCTGCGAGGCGATATGAGCCTGGTCGGGCCCCGGCCCGAGCGGCCCTATTTCGTCCAACGGCACAAGGCCCTTCAGGGCGTGCGGCTGGTCGTCAAGCCGGGCCTGACGGGCTTGGCCCAGGTCCGCAGCTTCTACGACCTCAAGCCGGCCCACAAGGTCAAGTACGACTACATCTACATCCAGAACCGCTCCTTCCTGCTGAACCTCTACATCCTCCTCCAGACCGTCCCGGTGCTCTTCGCAAAGAAGGGCTGGTAA